Proteins from a single region of Terriglobales bacterium:
- a CDS encoding site-specific integrase translates to MKGDGRIFSRLPRSPYWWVEYYHNGKQHREVAKHVRTGEKLEAIEAKRHEAERFLTSRVKQVITEKGGGPAFVTPTQQRCTVGDLLDSLKSDYELRGKWNDRTESTVKKVRERFGAWRATAVTSEAVANWQLDLREAKYKDATINRFCQVLGQSFALAIENKRLSSAPVIKHLSETGNARSGFFTETEIRSVISHLPAYLQDFTLFAYITGMRKGEVQSLKWSDVHGDAITLRAENSKNGEGRTIALEGELAELIERRREVRKVKDKKGNVTTVAEYIFHLKGQRIGEFRKAWATACKFANVPGRLFHDLRRCAARNLIKAGVPQVVAMRITGHKTDSMFRRYAIVEEAQQREALKAAEAYRQQQLEQDKAKVAQMPARTQ, encoded by the coding sequence ATGAAAGGCGATGGCCGCATTTTCTCTCGTTTGCCCCGTTCTCCCTATTGGTGGGTCGAGTACTACCACAACGGCAAACAGCACCGCGAAGTAGCAAAGCACGTTCGCACTGGCGAGAAGCTGGAAGCCATCGAAGCGAAGCGCCATGAGGCTGAGCGATTCCTAACCTCACGGGTGAAGCAGGTAATCACAGAGAAGGGCGGGGGGCCTGCATTCGTCACTCCGACGCAGCAGCGTTGCACTGTTGGCGATTTGCTGGATTCGCTCAAGTCTGACTATGAGCTGCGCGGGAAGTGGAATGATCGCACCGAATCGACAGTCAAGAAGGTGCGTGAGCGCTTCGGAGCATGGCGGGCAACTGCTGTTACCAGCGAGGCCGTTGCAAACTGGCAACTTGATTTGCGCGAGGCGAAATACAAAGACGCTACGATCAATCGTTTTTGTCAGGTTCTCGGCCAATCATTCGCTCTAGCAATCGAGAATAAGCGTCTGTCGAGTGCGCCAGTCATCAAGCACCTGAGCGAGACTGGCAATGCGCGTTCTGGATTCTTCACTGAGACGGAGATTCGCTCCGTCATCTCGCATCTTCCGGCCTACCTGCAAGATTTCACCTTGTTCGCATACATCACCGGAATGCGCAAGGGCGAAGTCCAGAGCCTCAAATGGTCGGACGTTCACGGCGATGCGATCACGCTGAGAGCTGAGAACAGCAAGAACGGCGAGGGCCGCACAATCGCGCTAGAGGGCGAACTGGCCGAATTGATCGAGCGCCGGAGAGAAGTTCGGAAGGTGAAAGACAAGAAGGGCAACGTCACGACCGTGGCTGAGTACATCTTTCATCTGAAGGGCCAGCGCATCGGGGAATTTAGGAAAGCATGGGCGACAGCTTGCAAGTTCGCCAACGTCCCTGGTCGCCTGTTCCATGATCTTCGCCGCTGCGCTGCACGCAATCTGATAAAAGCTGGAGTGCCGCAAGTCGTTGCTATGCGAATCACGGGACACAAAACTGATTCGATGTTCCGGCGCTATGCAATCGTT